A segment of the Candidatus Zixiibacteriota bacterium genome:
CATACGAAGGGTTCTTTTACCGGGGCGATAAAAGACCGGGAAGGTAAATTCGAGCTGGCAGATGAGGGGACCTTGTTCCTGGATGAGATAGCTGAGATGTCACCGGAGATGCAGGCAAAACTTTTAAGGGCAATTCAGGAAAGGGAGATTGATAGAGTCGGCTCAAGTTCACCTGTAAAGATAGATGTGCGCATCATAGCGGCTACTAATCAGGAATTAGAAAGATTAGTTAAGGATAAGAAGTTCAGAGAAGACCTCTATTATCGGCTGAACGTTATTTCCATTACCCTGCCTCCTTTAAGAGAAAGAAAAGAGGATATTCCGAGCTTGATCGAGCATTTCCTTAAGAAGTTCGGAGATACCGATTGTCAAATTGAAGATGAGGCAATGCATTCCCTGATGAACTATTCCTGGCCCGGGAATGTCAGGGAGTTAGAGAATACTATCGAAAGAGCTTTAGTTTTAAAAAAGGAATGTATGATCAAAAAAGAAAACCTGCCTGAAAAGATTTGGAAAGGGGAGAAAAGAATTGGAAACGTGGTTATGGACCTGCCGGAAGAAGGAATTGATTTAGAAGAGGTGGAAAAAGAGCTTATAAAAATTGCCCTGGAAAAAGCCAGTGGAAACCAGACCCAGGCAGCAAAATACTTAGGTATATCAAGACCGACTTTGCTATACAGGATGGAGAAGTATAAGTTGTAGAAGTGCATCAGCTTGCTGATGCGAGCAAAAGCAAGCTTTTGCACTCCAACTCATAGCTCACCTTATCCTCAAGCTGGGATTCAAATTTGTAGGTCAAGCATGTCCGCCCTTCGACAAGCTCAGGGTGATGAGTCTTCGACCCTGAGCTCAGACCGAAGGGCAAAGTCGAACCACAGGACTGCTTGACACAGAAAAATGTCAACCACCCTTCGGAATGGTTGATCTACAAGCTGAAAAGCTCAGGGACATTTACTAGAACTACATCTACTAGTATCGCATTTAGTGGGGTCATGACCATATACACAACAACAACATTGCTCTTGATAAGTTGGGGGAGGGTTATAACCACCTGGAGAGTAATACTCTGGCGCAGGACCACCTTTAAACATAAAATTAATCATATAGATAACATCTGATACGCTAAACTTACAATCATTACCTGCATCTCCATGAAGCAGAACTTCCAGAGGATCAGGAGGAGGGTCTACATCTGGGTTATAGTTCGGGTATCCCGGCGGCTTACCGCTACCTTTAAACAAATAATTAATCATATAGATAACATCTTGTACGTTCCTTAAGTCATCAGCATTCGCATCAGCAAGATTCTGTGAAGTAGTATCAGGACGATTCTGTGAACTAGTAAGAGTATAGATCGCGCTGTGAGTTTCCTTGTGACGGAACATCGACCAGGGCGTGCGGTTATTTGTAGGAGAGTGTGATAATGCACTAAAAGTGTATAACAATATACAACCCAAAA
Coding sequences within it:
- a CDS encoding sigma-54 dependent transcriptional regulator, which gives rise to MRKSKIVLAEDDPSLSRIMEYSLKGEGFEVYVFPNGKEALSFLKEKDADLIISDLSMPEMGGMELLRETQKIKLEVPFIMITAFGTIDSAVEAMKAGAYDYITKPFSQEELGLIVKKALELKSLKEENISLKSQLTEKYKFENIIGKSPKMEKVFELISLVAGTNSNVLILGESGTGKELVAKAIHYHSPRAEGPFVAVQCAAIPPTLLESELFGHTKGSFTGAIKDREGKFELADEGTLFLDEIAEMSPEMQAKLLRAIQEREIDRVGSSSPVKIDVRIIAATNQELERLVKDKKFREDLYYRLNVISITLPPLRERKEDIPSLIEHFLKKFGDTDCQIEDEAMHSLMNYSWPGNVRELENTIERALVLKKECMIKKENLPEKIWKGEKRIGNVVMDLPEEGIDLEEVEKELIKIALEKASGNQTQAAKYLGISRPTLLYRMEKYKL